The following are encoded in a window of Rubellicoccus peritrichatus genomic DNA:
- a CDS encoding glycosyl hydrolase family 95 catalytic domain-containing protein — protein sequence MSQLSKTFLSFSAAAFSCVSTYAASPLAVGDHNYSGSPAANWRDALVSGNGVMGIMVMGDPWNERIILNHEFLYEFLGTEDVPPTDVSKKIPEIKQLYKDGRYHDADALFHKTLKEEGNPGFLMTDPYHPAGALVINQDFEGSVDNYSRVTSYEDGQLIVAWTADGVDYKRASFVSRPDSVIATHISASEKGSIDLTLQIEHQIDREALLEDHWKAWLQENVKLLFPERVDELSIPLVDEADYTVSDEWLVFRVPYQVYDRGYEIVGQIRATGGKVSAGEGAVRVEDADVVDILVQIETTEPYSNSLVADMKKHLSGLGTYEELLKAQDASHGEMYRRVNFELDKTGFVDGSNEELLLSQGQDSRINPYLLEKLFNMGVYGLISSSGENPPNLVGIWTGEWRPIWSGDFTTNANVNLQVSGANILGLPEAIDSYMTMLERIAPDWEVNAKNLFNADGYSAGTRTSGRRNLHSHIGRYGLHAWSAGAGWLLNPCYEYYQCTGDEVFLEERLLPMMLKVALFYETFLDTVDENGDYLFAPSWSPENSPSTPLPKLPAVVNATMDIAVCRELLTNLIVICEEKGLYPDRVARWKEILDNLPPYLVNEDGALKEWAHEDLADNYDHRHSSHLYGVWPSLEINPEDSPELFEAARVATEKRGRGNGSAHGLAHVGLLAARLKMDDVVRRNLHGLISEIYLNNSLVTSHGPDDIYNLDALHSVPAIIFEMLVYSRPGVIELLPACSEEFTKGSVDGVVCRTRATVDSMSWDFNSKSCQANITSDVAQSIELQIRQNLTEALVDGEPVEIVSRSPDTITLDFAEGESKKVTFKWE from the coding sequence ATGTCTCAGTTATCCAAAACCTTCCTGTCGTTCTCGGCGGCAGCATTCTCTTGTGTTTCCACTTATGCTGCATCACCACTCGCCGTGGGTGATCACAACTACAGTGGGAGTCCGGCTGCGAATTGGCGTGATGCTCTCGTTAGTGGCAACGGCGTCATGGGCATTATGGTCATGGGAGATCCGTGGAATGAGCGGATCATTCTTAATCACGAGTTTCTTTACGAATTTCTTGGCACGGAAGATGTCCCGCCAACGGATGTTTCAAAAAAGATACCGGAGATTAAGCAACTGTATAAAGATGGACGTTACCACGATGCGGACGCGCTTTTTCATAAGACGTTGAAAGAGGAGGGCAACCCGGGCTTTCTCATGACAGATCCTTATCACCCGGCCGGCGCTTTGGTGATTAATCAAGATTTTGAGGGTTCAGTTGATAACTACAGTCGAGTGACTTCCTATGAAGATGGCCAATTGATTGTGGCCTGGACCGCTGATGGCGTCGACTACAAGCGCGCATCGTTTGTTTCTCGTCCTGACAGTGTAATTGCGACGCACATAAGTGCTTCGGAGAAAGGGAGTATCGACCTGACTCTTCAAATTGAGCACCAGATCGACCGTGAAGCGTTGCTCGAAGACCATTGGAAAGCATGGCTTCAGGAAAACGTGAAACTCCTTTTTCCTGAGCGCGTGGACGAACTCAGCATTCCGCTTGTGGATGAAGCGGATTACACCGTTAGCGATGAGTGGCTGGTTTTTCGCGTGCCATATCAGGTCTATGACCGTGGTTACGAAATCGTGGGTCAGATTCGCGCCACTGGCGGCAAGGTTTCAGCAGGTGAGGGCGCTGTGCGTGTTGAAGACGCTGATGTAGTTGACATTTTGGTGCAAATCGAAACGACCGAACCTTATTCGAATTCGTTGGTAGCTGATATGAAAAAACACCTGAGCGGCTTGGGAACTTACGAGGAGCTTTTAAAGGCGCAAGATGCCTCCCACGGTGAAATGTATCGTCGCGTGAATTTTGAACTCGATAAGACCGGTTTTGTTGATGGTTCCAATGAAGAGCTGCTTTTGTCTCAAGGACAGGACTCTCGCATCAATCCATACCTTCTTGAGAAGCTTTTCAATATGGGGGTCTATGGTCTGATTTCGAGTAGCGGTGAGAACCCGCCAAATCTGGTTGGCATCTGGACTGGCGAATGGCGTCCCATATGGTCGGGCGACTTTACGACTAACGCCAATGTCAACTTGCAGGTTTCTGGTGCCAATATCCTGGGATTGCCGGAAGCTATCGACAGTTATATGACGATGTTGGAACGCATTGCGCCGGACTGGGAGGTGAATGCAAAAAACCTTTTCAATGCCGATGGTTACTCTGCGGGAACACGTACCTCTGGTCGTCGTAATCTTCATAGCCATATCGGTCGTTATGGTTTGCATGCTTGGAGTGCTGGCGCTGGTTGGTTACTCAATCCCTGCTATGAATATTACCAGTGTACAGGTGATGAAGTTTTCTTGGAAGAGCGCCTTTTACCTATGATGTTGAAGGTGGCTCTTTTCTATGAGACCTTCCTCGATACCGTTGATGAAAATGGCGATTATCTTTTCGCCCCATCCTGGTCTCCCGAGAACAGTCCGTCGACCCCTTTGCCTAAGCTTCCGGCAGTAGTCAACGCTACGATGGATATTGCCGTTTGCCGTGAATTGTTGACGAACCTTATCGTCATCTGTGAAGAGAAGGGACTTTATCCAGACCGCGTCGCTCGCTGGAAAGAGATTCTTGATAACCTGCCTCCTTATTTGGTCAATGAGGATGGTGCCTTGAAGGAATGGGCTCACGAAGACCTAGCAGATAATTATGATCACCGTCATTCATCGCACCTTTACGGCGTGTGGCCTAGTCTGGAGATCAATCCAGAGGACTCGCCAGAGCTTTTTGAGGCAGCGCGTGTTGCTACCGAAAAGCGGGGTCGAGGGAATGGGAGTGCACATGGTTTGGCGCATGTTGGGTTGCTTGCGGCTCGCCTGAAAATGGACGACGTCGTGCGTCGCAACCTTCATGGCTTGATAAGCGAGATCTATCTCAACAACAGCCTGGTGACCTCGCATGGCCCCGATGATATCTATAATTTGGACGCACTGCATTCCGTGCCTGCGATCATTTTCGAGATGTTGGTCTACTCGCGCCCGGGAGTGATTGAGTTGCTGCCAGCATGCTCCGAGGAGTTTACCAAAGGATCGGTTGATGGGGTTGTCTGCCGCACACGAGCTACCGTTGACTCGATGAGCTGGGACTTTAACAGCAAGTCATGTCAGGCAAATATTACGAGTGATGTTGCGCAAAGCATTGAGCTGCAAATTCGCCAAAATCTGACCGAGGCCTTGGTCGATGGTGAGCCAGTGGAGATCGTTAGTCGCAGCCCAGATACTATTACGCTTGATTTTGCTGAAGGCGAATCGAAGAAAGTCACGTTTAAGTGGGAATGA
- a CDS encoding alginate lyase family protein gives MNLIKFVPIMITCCFGIASANQSPPKLDRENQFAEQYPERYAELIDALNLDYPGLEKVKAALQEDDTKTACNELIAYYRTSQGGTDFRPIDWSKRSIWKNPDEMIEDIYEMQKVKSKVPRAESGYLDWKFNPEQSGFQFSFLISRMGHQHSSLQKFHVTNDPKYIKYVYDNLRDFILGSPQPDFSGRHPNTDLETSEFPWVTLNAAYRLKNVPEYFYNLLQLEEFYADQETLLLILSSLAEHGEFINTYGMGGDGNWATTQLESLVKFSSYFPELKKSQEWAQEATERYAEMIDRSIYPDGGQIELAPGYALIVFRSSLGIYNTLKKSGYPIPEALTASMNRQLNYFAWIMKPNGRLLCHNDGDPDTYARDEIIEAARELNNQEALYIATGGQEGIRPEGPPSRFLEWSGFAISSDGYGENVQWSGMNIGPLGIGHQHADQLSFELYNQREILVDPGRYAYSWTGGWVPYYFHTLRGHNTVSVDGGTLSFMGYDESMLESPKSKDSDVLKDYRVTNNHLSIEPLGEYEKFEITPASDFFLGRTLNPYAGKRTKSDRMPGDAVHERAMHYERGKFWVVVDRITSDRSRELEAYWHFHPHCEAVEILRDGSVATQDADKGNLLIVPIAGNVSLKGKLYKGQEQPFKQGWFSERMNEKQPSWDAVYSTKAGKKANFGWLLVPFEGEYVPKASAELRMRDNFATIKVVVDGQRHDIEMEFNELPELRP, from the coding sequence ATGAATCTCATTAAGTTTGTCCCAATAATGATTACTTGTTGCTTCGGCATTGCATCAGCAAACCAAAGTCCTCCCAAACTGGACAGGGAGAATCAATTCGCCGAGCAATACCCTGAACGCTATGCAGAACTAATCGATGCGCTGAACTTAGACTATCCGGGCTTGGAAAAAGTAAAAGCAGCGCTCCAAGAGGATGACACAAAGACGGCCTGCAATGAGCTGATTGCTTATTACCGCACTAGTCAAGGCGGCACCGACTTTCGCCCAATCGATTGGAGTAAGCGCAGCATCTGGAAAAATCCAGACGAGATGATCGAAGACATCTACGAAATGCAGAAAGTGAAGAGCAAAGTTCCTCGCGCAGAATCGGGCTACTTGGATTGGAAATTCAACCCTGAGCAAAGCGGCTTTCAGTTCAGCTTCTTAATTTCACGCATGGGACATCAGCATAGCTCATTGCAAAAATTTCATGTAACCAACGACCCCAAATACATTAAATACGTCTATGACAACTTACGCGACTTCATTTTGGGTTCGCCACAACCAGACTTCTCAGGCCGACACCCGAATACTGATCTTGAAACTTCCGAGTTTCCATGGGTTACACTTAATGCGGCTTACCGCTTGAAAAACGTCCCGGAGTATTTCTACAATCTTCTCCAGCTTGAAGAATTCTATGCCGATCAAGAAACGCTCTTGCTGATATTAAGCAGCCTGGCCGAACATGGAGAATTCATCAACACCTACGGCATGGGAGGCGATGGGAACTGGGCAACCACACAACTGGAGAGCCTAGTGAAATTTTCCAGCTATTTCCCTGAACTCAAAAAATCCCAAGAATGGGCGCAGGAGGCAACCGAGCGCTATGCTGAAATGATTGATCGATCAATTTATCCCGATGGCGGACAAATCGAACTAGCACCAGGCTATGCGCTCATTGTATTCAGGAGCTCCCTCGGAATTTATAATACCCTTAAGAAATCAGGTTATCCTATACCCGAAGCGCTCACCGCATCAATGAATCGGCAACTCAATTATTTCGCCTGGATCATGAAGCCCAACGGCCGATTACTCTGCCACAACGATGGTGATCCAGACACCTATGCCCGCGACGAAATCATCGAAGCAGCGCGCGAACTCAACAATCAGGAAGCCCTCTACATCGCAACCGGAGGCCAAGAAGGCATTCGCCCCGAGGGCCCTCCCAGCCGCTTCCTGGAATGGTCGGGCTTCGCGATTAGCAGTGATGGCTATGGGGAAAACGTTCAATGGAGTGGTATGAACATTGGGCCTTTAGGCATTGGCCATCAGCATGCCGACCAACTTTCCTTTGAGCTCTACAATCAACGCGAAATCTTGGTAGATCCAGGCCGCTATGCCTACTCATGGACCGGTGGATGGGTCCCCTACTATTTCCACACCCTGCGTGGACACAACACGGTCTCGGTCGACGGCGGAACACTTTCTTTCATGGGTTATGACGAATCGATGCTGGAGTCACCGAAGTCCAAAGATTCGGACGTGCTCAAAGATTATCGGGTGACGAACAATCATTTAAGCATCGAACCACTAGGCGAGTACGAGAAATTCGAAATAACACCCGCGAGTGATTTCTTTCTGGGACGCACGCTGAACCCGTATGCTGGAAAACGCACCAAAAGTGACCGCATGCCCGGAGACGCCGTTCATGAACGCGCCATGCATTACGAACGCGGCAAGTTTTGGGTCGTTGTTGATCGCATCACCAGCGATCGATCCAGAGAACTCGAAGCCTATTGGCACTTTCATCCTCACTGCGAAGCAGTCGAGATCCTGAGAGATGGTTCCGTTGCCACCCAAGACGCCGATAAGGGAAATCTTCTCATTGTGCCAATCGCCGGGAATGTTAGCCTGAAAGGCAAACTCTACAAAGGACAAGAGCAGCCCTTTAAACAAGGTTGGTTCTCCGAGCGCATGAACGAAAAGCAACCTTCCTGGGATGCGGTCTACTCCACCAAAGCAGGCAAGAAAGCCAACTTTGGCTGGCTGCTGGTTCCCTTTGAAGGCGAATACGTCCCCAAAGCCAGCGCAGAATTAAGAATGCGAGACAATTTTGCCACAATCAAGGTCGTGGTTGATGGCCAGCGGCATGACATTGAAATGGAATTCAACGAGTTGCCAGAGCTGAGGCCCTAG